A portion of the Streptomyces sp. YPW6 genome contains these proteins:
- the lon gene encoding endopeptidase La: MTNESQAFTPIDLPVLPLDDEVVLPGMVVPLDLSDTEVRAAVETAQAAARPGGAKPQVLLVPRIDGTYTGTGVLGTVEQVGRLSDGDPGALIRARDRVRIGAGTSGPGRALWVEGTVLETPAPDPLPGSAAELVKEYKALATTWLKKRGAWQVVDRVQQIDDVSALADNSGYSPFLSTAQKVQLLETVDPVARLKLAIQWLSEHLAEQDVAESIAKDVQDGVDKQQREFLLRRQLDAVRKELAELNGDPEDESDDYRARVEAADLPEHVRAAALKEVEKLERSSDQSPEGSWIRTWLDTVLELPWTERTEDAYDIRGAQEVLDAEHAGLADVKERITEYLAVRKRRADRGLGVVGGRRGGAVLALVGPPGVGKTSLGESVAHAMGRKFVRVALGGVRDEAEIRGHRRTYVGALPGRIVRAIKEAGSMNPVVLLDEIDKVGSDFRGDPAAALLEVLDPAQNHTFRDHYLEVELDLSDVVFLATANVLEAIPEALLDRMELVRLDGYTEDEKVVIARDHLLPRQLERAGLEKDEVALEESALRKLAGEYTREAGVRNLERAVARLLRKVAAQHELGDRELPFTVGDADLRGLIGRPHHVPESAQDPAERRTAVPGVATGLAVTGAGGDVLFVEASLADPETGASGLTLTGQLGDVMKESAQIALSFLRSHGAELELPVADLKDRGVHVHFPAGAVPKDGPSAGITLTTALASLLSGRLVRTDVAMTGEVSLTGRVLPIGGVKQKLLAAHRAGITTVVIPQRNEADLDDVPAEVLEKLEVHPVTDVRQVLEIALAPATARTGERIPAAA; the protein is encoded by the coding sequence ATGACTAACGAGTCCCAGGCGTTCACACCGATCGACCTGCCCGTGCTGCCGCTCGACGACGAGGTCGTCCTGCCCGGCATGGTGGTGCCGCTGGACCTGTCCGACACCGAGGTGCGCGCCGCCGTCGAGACCGCGCAGGCTGCCGCCCGCCCCGGCGGCGCCAAGCCCCAGGTGCTGCTGGTTCCGCGCATCGACGGCACGTACACGGGGACGGGTGTCCTCGGCACCGTCGAGCAGGTCGGACGCCTGTCGGACGGCGACCCGGGCGCCCTCATCCGGGCCCGTGACCGGGTCCGGATCGGAGCCGGGACCAGCGGTCCCGGCCGGGCGCTCTGGGTCGAGGGGACCGTGCTGGAGACCCCCGCCCCCGACCCGCTGCCCGGGTCCGCCGCCGAGCTGGTCAAGGAGTACAAGGCACTCGCCACCACCTGGCTGAAGAAGCGGGGCGCCTGGCAGGTCGTGGACCGGGTACAGCAGATCGACGACGTCTCCGCGCTCGCCGACAACTCCGGATACTCGCCGTTCCTCTCCACCGCCCAGAAGGTCCAGCTCCTGGAGACCGTGGACCCCGTCGCCCGGCTGAAGCTCGCCATCCAGTGGCTGAGCGAGCACCTCGCCGAACAGGACGTGGCCGAGTCCATCGCCAAGGACGTCCAGGACGGCGTGGACAAGCAGCAGCGGGAGTTCCTGCTGCGCCGCCAGCTCGATGCCGTACGCAAGGAGCTCGCCGAGCTCAACGGCGACCCGGAGGACGAGTCCGACGACTACCGGGCCCGTGTCGAGGCCGCCGACCTGCCCGAGCACGTCCGCGCGGCCGCGCTCAAGGAGGTCGAGAAGCTGGAGCGGTCCAGCGACCAGTCGCCCGAGGGTTCCTGGATCCGCACCTGGCTGGACACCGTCCTCGAACTGCCCTGGACCGAGCGGACCGAGGACGCCTACGACATCCGCGGCGCCCAGGAGGTCCTGGACGCCGAGCACGCCGGTCTGGCCGATGTGAAGGAACGCATCACCGAGTACCTCGCGGTGCGCAAGCGCCGTGCCGACCGGGGCCTGGGCGTGGTGGGCGGCCGCCGCGGCGGTGCCGTCCTCGCCCTCGTCGGGCCGCCCGGCGTCGGCAAGACCTCGCTCGGCGAGTCCGTCGCGCACGCCATGGGCCGTAAGTTCGTCCGCGTCGCGCTCGGCGGTGTCCGGGACGAGGCGGAGATCCGGGGCCACCGGCGTACCTACGTCGGCGCGCTCCCCGGCCGGATCGTGCGGGCGATCAAGGAGGCCGGTTCGATGAACCCGGTCGTCCTGCTCGACGAGATCGACAAGGTCGGCTCCGACTTCCGGGGCGACCCGGCAGCGGCCCTCCTCGAAGTGCTCGACCCGGCCCAGAACCACACCTTCCGCGACCACTACCTGGAGGTCGAGCTCGACCTCAGCGACGTCGTCTTCCTGGCCACCGCCAACGTCCTGGAAGCCATCCCGGAGGCCCTGCTCGACCGTATGGAGCTGGTCCGCCTCGACGGCTACACCGAGGACGAGAAGGTCGTCATCGCCCGGGACCACCTGCTCCCGCGCCAGCTGGAGCGGGCCGGTCTGGAGAAGGACGAGGTCGCCCTGGAGGAGTCGGCGCTGCGCAAGCTGGCCGGCGAGTACACCCGTGAGGCGGGCGTACGGAATCTGGAGCGGGCGGTCGCCCGGCTGCTCCGCAAGGTCGCCGCGCAGCACGAGCTGGGCGACCGGGAGCTGCCGTTCACGGTGGGGGACGCGGATCTGCGCGGTCTGATCGGGCGCCCGCACCATGTGCCCGAGTCCGCGCAGGACCCGGCCGAGCGCCGCACCGCGGTGCCGGGCGTGGCCACCGGGCTCGCGGTGACCGGGGCGGGCGGTGACGTCCTCTTCGTCGAGGCGTCGCTCGCCGACCCGGAGACCGGGGCGTCCGGACTGACCCTGACCGGTCAGCTCGGGGACGTGATGAAGGAGTCGGCGCAGATCGCGCTGAGCTTCCTGCGGTCGCACGGCGCGGAGCTGGAGCTGCCGGTCGCGGACCTCAAGGACCGGGGCGTGCACGTCCACTTCCCGGCGGGCGCGGTCCCCAAGGACGGGCCGAGCGCCGGCATCACCCTGACGACCGCACTGGCCTCGCTGCTCTCCGGACGCCTCGTCCGTACGGATGTGGCGATGACCGGCGAGGTGTCGCTGACCGGGCGGGTGCTGCCGATCGGCGGCGTCAAGCAGAAGCTGCTGGCCGCGCACCGGGCGGGCATCACGACCGTGGTGATCCCGCAGCGCAACGAGGCCGACCTGGACGACGTTCCGGCGGAAGTGCTGGAGAAGCTGGAGGTCCACCCGGTCACCGACGTCCGCCAGGTGCTGGAGATCGCGCTCGCCCCGGCCACGGCCAGGACCGGGGAGAGGATTCCGGCCGCGGCCTGA
- a CDS encoding spermidine synthase, producing MIPPAHVTLDRREGPFGEVVLRQRGEHFEIIANGCFLMDTSDGRSERLLIDVALTALPAGRTAPSVLIGGLGVGFSLVRAAEEERWGRIVVVEREQAIVDWHREGPLDRISAAALADPRTGILHTDLVAHLRTTTERYDALCLDIDNGPDWTVTESNDSLYSPAGLAHCHDRLTPGGVLAVWSAQPSPAFEQALRNAGFSGVRTEEVAVARGVPDVVHLALRAG from the coding sequence ATGATCCCGCCCGCCCACGTCACCCTGGACCGTCGCGAAGGACCCTTCGGCGAGGTGGTCCTGCGGCAGCGCGGGGAGCACTTCGAGATCATCGCCAACGGCTGCTTCCTGATGGACACCTCCGACGGGCGCTCCGAGCGGCTGCTGATCGACGTCGCGCTGACCGCGCTGCCCGCCGGCCGGACCGCCCCCTCCGTGCTCATCGGCGGGCTCGGCGTCGGGTTCTCCCTGGTGCGGGCCGCCGAGGAGGAGCGCTGGGGGCGGATCGTGGTCGTGGAGCGGGAGCAGGCGATCGTGGACTGGCACCGGGAGGGGCCGCTGGACCGGATCTCCGCGGCGGCGCTGGCCGACCCCAGGACCGGGATCCTGCACACGGACCTCGTCGCCCACCTCCGTACCACCACGGAGCGTTACGACGCGCTCTGCCTGGACATCGACAACGGACCCGACTGGACGGTCACGGAGAGCAACGACAGCCTCTACTCCCCCGCCGGTCTGGCGCACTGCCACGACCGGCTGACCCCGGGCGGGGTGCTCGCCGTCTGGTCGGCGCAGCCGTCGCCCGCCTTCGAGCAGGCCTTGCGGAATGCCGGGTTCAGCGGGGTTCGGACGGAAGAAGTGGCCGTTGCCCGAGGTGTGCCCGACGTGGTCCATCTCGCACTCCGGGCCGGCTGA
- a CDS encoding HAMP domain-containing sensor histidine kinase, translating to MTWPGPGVRPFSIKAKLGTLVVVSVFITTGLLIVALRTRTEFQFITVFSVIATLLITQFVAHGLTAPLDEMRAVARSISHGDYTRRVSGAGRRDELGDLAQTINRMADDLEAEDRHRKELVANVSHELRTPIAALRAVLENVVDGVSSADPETMRTALKQTERLGRLVETLLDLSRLDNGVVALKARRFEVWPYLSGVLKEANLAASHRRLSSGSGNHTRTDVHLHLDVSPPELTAHADAERLHQVVANLIDNAVKHSPPHGRVTVLARRGGHPESLELEVVDEGPGIPEAERHRVFERFNRGQAPSPHGPGSDGGTGLGLAIARWAVDLHGGRIGVAESERGCRIQVTLPGIPEQRG from the coding sequence ATGACCTGGCCAGGGCCCGGAGTGCGGCCCTTCTCCATCAAGGCCAAGCTGGGCACGCTCGTCGTGGTCTCGGTGTTCATCACGACCGGACTGCTGATCGTCGCCCTGCGGACCCGGACCGAGTTCCAGTTCATCACCGTCTTCTCGGTGATCGCCACGCTGCTGATCACCCAGTTCGTGGCCCACGGCCTGACCGCGCCGCTGGACGAGATGAGGGCGGTGGCCCGGTCGATCTCCCACGGCGACTACACACGCCGGGTGAGCGGGGCCGGGCGGCGGGACGAGCTGGGCGACCTGGCGCAGACGATCAACCGCATGGCGGACGATCTGGAGGCGGAGGACCGGCACCGCAAGGAGCTGGTCGCCAACGTCAGCCATGAGCTGCGCACACCCATCGCCGCGCTCAGAGCCGTACTGGAGAACGTGGTGGACGGGGTGTCCTCCGCCGATCCGGAGACGATGCGCACCGCGCTGAAGCAGACGGAGCGGCTCGGCCGGCTGGTCGAGACGCTGCTGGACCTGTCGCGGCTGGACAACGGGGTCGTCGCCCTCAAGGCACGCCGTTTCGAGGTCTGGCCGTATCTGTCGGGCGTACTGAAGGAGGCGAATCTCGCCGCCTCCCACCGACGCCTGTCGTCGGGTTCGGGCAACCACACCCGTACGGACGTCCATCTGCACCTGGACGTCTCGCCGCCGGAGCTCACCGCACACGCGGACGCCGAGCGGCTGCACCAGGTGGTCGCCAACCTCATCGACAACGCGGTCAAGCACAGCCCGCCGCACGGCCGGGTGACGGTGCTGGCGCGGCGCGGGGGCCACCCCGAGTCGCTGGAGCTGGAAGTCGTCGACGAGGGGCCCGGCATCCCGGAGGCGGAGCGCCACCGGGTGTTCGAGCGCTTCAACCGGGGCCAGGCGCCCTCTCCGCACGGTCCGGGAAGCGACGGCGGCACGGGGCTCGGTCTCGCCATCGCCCGGTGGGCGGTCGATCTGCACGGCGGCCGGATCGGTGTGGCCGAATCCGAACGGGGCTGCCGCATCCAGGTCACCCTCCCGGGGATCCCCGAGCAGCGCGGTTGA
- a CDS encoding RNA polymerase sigma factor, whose protein sequence is MRLLRPAGEDRDDGTEKDDAALVRAVARGDTDALGALYDRHAGWLHARLARRCADAETVREVLQDTFVTVWRSAASHRGAQVGGWLWVIASRRLVDALRADARADRPPSPVRPAPEALAPSAEDRVLAGLEYGDMGTALAGISPELREVLRATVVDGLSTREAAVLLGVPEGTVKTRAMRARRELRAALERLAPEGEVLGGTA, encoded by the coding sequence GTGAGGCTGTTGCGCCCTGCGGGGGAGGACCGGGATGACGGTACGGAGAAGGATGACGCGGCGCTCGTACGTGCCGTGGCACGCGGCGACACGGACGCGCTCGGCGCGCTCTACGACCGGCACGCCGGGTGGCTGCACGCCCGGCTCGCGCGGCGGTGCGCGGACGCGGAGACCGTACGCGAAGTGCTCCAGGACACCTTCGTGACCGTGTGGCGCTCCGCCGCCTCGCACCGGGGCGCGCAGGTCGGCGGGTGGCTGTGGGTGATCGCCTCGCGCCGGCTCGTGGACGCCCTGCGGGCGGACGCCCGCGCGGACCGGCCTCCGAGCCCCGTCCGCCCGGCCCCGGAGGCCCTCGCGCCCTCCGCCGAGGACCGGGTGCTGGCAGGCCTGGAGTACGGGGACATGGGCACCGCGCTGGCCGGGATCTCGCCGGAGCTGCGCGAGGTCCTGCGCGCCACGGTGGTGGACGGGCTGTCGACGAGGGAGGCCGCCGTGCTGCTCGGTGTCCCCGAGGGCACGGTCAAGACCCGCGCGATGCGGGCCCGGCGTGAGCTGCGGGCCGCACTGGAGCGGCTGGCGCCGGAGGGCGAAGTCCTGGGAGGTACGGCATGA
- a CDS encoding LamG-like jellyroll fold domain-containing protein: MTWNICGEAGGGTPGTGAYCPDRNDPRAKAAAVAEVVRARDLNAVMLQEVCSGPFVPGLNSGSGALSQLDEIAAELGPEWSFRWAEVWRPATTAFPQGSSYCRGGLTGTLSVAVGVKGRIDWQRIRTMPVPVDAGQSRTQALCVGAAGWESHLCTAHVANFDAAARQGRMTQAEADGLYADQIGVIRETAAGLPSVVVGGDFNTRLRTKLQPLYDTLYECDERSYFPGDAAAEPTHFSPATASTDPVTGAITDSRYGTARLDYLFSTEAFSGCDSWTEKADQADYTPAAQPACDNVTTPRVCVPTGTSDHAPVYGSTQGGPALDWRMDGTASGGSRGLTGTPSGGFSWSTEPGGALELDGVSGAVTTPGPVLDTRRSFTVSAWAKADPGTGTAAVLAQDGEVISGAMLWYNAPDRTWRFGMPRADGPEWNVDQAISRTQAATGVWTRLTGVHDAEAETLTLYVDGAPAGTAPHTTTWAAKGPFVVGRDLVKGRQNAFWDGRVRSVETYDHPMTAAQALTHARTLTAPTARAAQPSATGPAGCQALGGYGTVSSRTPTLTVHVAHPDPSKQVWAEFGLWDNTDPTRPQPVALGTPGSASGKAVGRGTVTLTVPPLVDGHAYGWRARTTDGTTASAISTNCHFRVAAG, translated from the coding sequence ATGACCTGGAACATCTGCGGTGAGGCGGGCGGCGGGACCCCGGGTACCGGGGCGTACTGCCCGGACCGCAACGATCCCAGGGCGAAGGCGGCGGCCGTGGCGGAGGTCGTGCGGGCGCGCGACCTGAACGCGGTCATGCTCCAGGAGGTCTGCTCGGGCCCGTTCGTCCCCGGCCTGAACAGCGGCTCCGGCGCCCTCAGTCAGCTGGACGAGATCGCCGCCGAGCTGGGCCCGGAGTGGTCCTTCCGCTGGGCCGAGGTGTGGCGCCCCGCCACCACGGCGTTCCCGCAGGGCTCGTCCTACTGCCGCGGCGGCCTGACCGGCACCCTCAGCGTGGCCGTCGGCGTCAAGGGCCGGATCGACTGGCAGCGCATCCGTACGATGCCGGTCCCGGTGGACGCCGGGCAGAGCCGCACGCAGGCGCTCTGCGTGGGCGCCGCCGGCTGGGAGTCGCACCTGTGCACGGCCCATGTGGCCAACTTCGACGCGGCAGCCCGGCAGGGCCGGATGACCCAGGCCGAGGCGGACGGCCTCTACGCCGACCAGATCGGCGTCATCAGGGAGACGGCGGCGGGGCTGCCCTCGGTGGTGGTCGGCGGTGACTTCAACACGCGTCTGCGGACCAAGCTCCAGCCTCTCTACGACACCCTGTACGAGTGCGACGAGCGCTCCTACTTCCCCGGTGACGCGGCCGCCGAGCCGACGCATTTCTCCCCGGCCACCGCGAGCACGGACCCGGTGACCGGGGCGATCACCGACAGCCGGTACGGCACGGCCCGGCTCGACTACCTCTTCTCCACGGAGGCCTTCAGCGGCTGCGACTCCTGGACGGAGAAGGCCGACCAGGCCGACTACACCCCCGCCGCCCAGCCCGCCTGCGACAACGTCACCACGCCCCGCGTCTGCGTCCCGACCGGCACCTCGGACCACGCCCCGGTGTACGGCTCCACCCAGGGCGGCCCGGCCCTCGACTGGCGCATGGACGGCACCGCGTCCGGCGGCTCCCGGGGCCTGACCGGCACTCCGTCGGGCGGCTTCTCCTGGAGCACCGAACCGGGCGGGGCGCTCGAACTCGACGGCGTGTCCGGCGCGGTCACCACCCCCGGACCCGTCCTGGACACCCGCCGCAGCTTCACCGTCTCGGCCTGGGCGAAGGCCGACCCGGGAACCGGTACCGCCGCGGTCCTGGCCCAGGACGGCGAGGTCATCAGCGGCGCCATGCTCTGGTACAACGCCCCGGACCGCACCTGGCGCTTCGGGATGCCCCGCGCCGACGGCCCCGAGTGGAACGTCGACCAGGCCATCTCCCGTACGCAGGCGGCCACCGGGGTATGGACCCGTCTCACGGGGGTCCACGACGCCGAGGCCGAGACCCTCACGCTGTACGTCGACGGCGCCCCGGCGGGCACCGCCCCGCACACCACCACCTGGGCGGCGAAAGGCCCGTTCGTCGTCGGCCGGGACCTCGTCAAGGGCCGGCAGAACGCCTTCTGGGACGGCCGGGTCCGAAGCGTGGAGACGTACGACCACCCGATGACGGCCGCCCAGGCCCTCACCCACGCCCGCACCCTGACCGCCCCTACCGCCAGGGCCGCACAGCCCTCCGCGACCGGCCCCGCCGGCTGCCAGGCGCTGGGCGGCTACGGGACCGTCTCCAGCCGTACGCCCACCCTCACCGTGCACGTCGCGCACCCCGACCCGTCGAAGCAGGTCTGGGCGGAGTTCGGCCTCTGGGACAACACCGACCCCACCCGTCCCCAGCCCGTTGCCCTGGGCACGCCCGGCTCGGCGAGCGGCAAGGCCGTGGGCCGGGGAACCGTCACGCTGACCGTCCCGCCGCTCGTCGACGGGCACGCGTACGGGTGGCGGGCCAGGACCACGGACGGCACGACGGCCTCCGCGATCAGCACCAACTGCCACTTCCGGGTGGCGGCGGGGTAG
- a CDS encoding polysaccharide deacetylase family protein, with the protein MPGKMPLPTMGLTAALVTTLTLALSGCSMETTAPGSARAEAASDAKGAFGPVDCRKAKCIALTFDAGPGEDTPRLLDILKEKKVHATFFLLGKHHVVKHPDVVQRIEDEGHEVANHTWTHQVLTDQKPDEIRAELEKTQVAIEKITGKKPRLMRPPQGRTDDTVSGISKELGLSQVLWSATAKDYSTNDSALITKRILDQAGKDGVILLHDIYPGTVPAVPGIIDALQKDGYTFVTVPELMAPAEPQPGTIYRP; encoded by the coding sequence GTGCCAGGAAAGATGCCGCTGCCCACGATGGGGTTGACCGCGGCGCTGGTGACGACGCTCACACTGGCCCTGAGCGGCTGCTCGATGGAGACGACCGCGCCCGGTTCGGCGCGTGCGGAGGCGGCGTCCGACGCCAAGGGGGCTTTCGGGCCGGTCGACTGCCGCAAGGCCAAGTGCATCGCCCTGACCTTCGACGCGGGCCCGGGTGAGGACACGCCGAGGCTGCTGGACATCCTGAAGGAGAAGAAGGTGCACGCCACCTTCTTCCTGCTGGGCAAGCACCATGTCGTCAAGCACCCCGACGTGGTGCAGCGCATCGAGGACGAGGGCCACGAGGTCGCCAACCACACCTGGACGCACCAGGTGCTGACCGACCAGAAGCCGGACGAGATACGGGCCGAGCTGGAGAAGACCCAGGTGGCCATCGAGAAGATCACCGGCAAGAAGCCCCGGCTCATGCGGCCGCCGCAGGGCCGCACCGACGACACGGTCTCCGGCATCAGCAAGGAGCTCGGGCTCTCCCAGGTGCTGTGGAGCGCCACCGCCAAGGACTACTCGACGAACGACTCCGCGCTGATAACGAAGCGGATCCTGGACCAGGCGGGCAAGGACGGCGTCATCCTGCTGCACGACATCTACCCGGGGACCGTCCCCGCCGTGCCCGGCATCATCGACGCGCTCCAGAAGGACGGCTACACCTTCGTGACCGTCCCCGAGCTGATGGCCCCCGCCGAGCCGCAGCCGGGCACGATCTACCGCCCCTGA
- a CDS encoding zf-HC2 domain-containing protein has translation MSRERAGRGSGWHVDAGLAARFAAGTAAESDAWSLEKHVEVCGTCAALVSSAVRTAPETGPLLAGVRAAVLERVAAEGLPERAAAEGRGAGGSPAYAGGPEGPAYADAAAAAGAAVSPTAHLNTTASPGTAASPSSGAGSEAAVGVAAGATHSTAAGTTGVSPRLSPVARILWAAGPALRGAWAVALAVVALGAVALSYGAGLGASVRLLLLVTAPVLPLAGVALSYGRHADPLYEVVTATPSGGLRLLLVRAAAVLGVSVPSLTLAGAVLPPAAGGPGAAAWLLPGLALTLAALVLGSFVGSRRGAAAAGGAWALFVVAPAAADGPAGAALMAGAAPYFSGPAVQSGWAAGALVCGLLLAARRRSFDHLETP, from the coding sequence ATGAGCCGGGAGCGAGCGGGCCGGGGCTCCGGCTGGCACGTGGACGCCGGGCTGGCGGCGCGCTTCGCGGCCGGTACGGCGGCCGAGAGCGACGCCTGGTCCCTGGAGAAGCACGTCGAGGTGTGCGGCACCTGCGCGGCCCTGGTCTCTTCGGCGGTCCGGACGGCCCCGGAGACGGGCCCGCTGCTGGCGGGTGTCCGGGCGGCGGTGCTGGAACGGGTGGCGGCGGAAGGGCTGCCGGAGCGGGCGGCGGCGGAGGGGCGGGGGGCGGGGGGCTCCCCCGCGTACGCCGGGGGGCCGGAGGGGCCCGCGTACGCCGACGCGGCTGCCGCCGCAGGCGCCGCCGTGAGCCCGACCGCCCACCTGAACACCACCGCGAGTCCAGGTACGGCCGCCTCCCCGAGTTCCGGAGCCGGATCGGAAGCTGCCGTGGGCGTCGCCGCCGGAGCAACCCACAGCACAGCAGCGGGGACCACGGGGGTGTCGCCGCGGCTGTCCCCGGTCGCCCGGATTCTCTGGGCGGCCGGGCCCGCCCTGCGGGGGGCCTGGGCGGTGGCGCTCGCCGTCGTCGCCCTCGGGGCCGTCGCGCTGTCGTACGGGGCCGGGCTCGGGGCCTCCGTACGGCTGTTGTTGCTGGTGACGGCGCCGGTGCTGCCGCTCGCCGGGGTGGCCCTGTCGTACGGGCGGCACGCCGATCCGCTGTACGAGGTGGTCACCGCGACCCCGTCCGGCGGGCTGCGGCTGCTGCTGGTCCGGGCCGCAGCCGTCCTCGGGGTGAGCGTTCCCTCTCTGACCCTCGCCGGGGCGGTGCTGCCTCCGGCGGCGGGCGGCCCGGGGGCGGCCGCCTGGCTGCTGCCGGGACTGGCGCTGACGCTCGCCGCGCTCGTGCTGGGCAGCTTCGTCGGCAGCCGCCGGGGGGCGGCTGCCGCCGGAGGGGCCTGGGCCCTGTTCGTCGTCGCCCCCGCCGCCGCCGACGGGCCCGCCGGGGCGGCGCTGATGGCGGGGGCCGCCCCGTACTTCTCCGGGCCCGCCGTCCAGAGCGGCTGGGCCGCCGGGGCCCTGGTGTGCGGGCTGCTGCTCGCCGCCCGCCGCCGATCCTTCGACCACCTGGAGACACCGTGA
- a CDS encoding ABC transporter ATP-binding protein, translated as MTAKVAGLTVRHRRKTALDGVDLDLPRGVHGLLGPNGAGKTSLIRVLATVSAPDSGRVELLGRDVGPGADHRERAAVRRLLGYLPQEFGHYPGFTVREFVGYVAWLKEMDGRGVAAAVERAVDRVGLGDRIDAKVKTLSGGMVRRVGIAQAIVNEPGLLLLDEPTAGLDPEQRVEFRALLRELGRTSTVIVSTHLVEDVAAACADVTLIEAGRIAYRGTTADLIELGDAADGLGGNPIERGYTAALRAHRTGAGV; from the coding sequence GTGACCGCCAAGGTCGCCGGGCTGACCGTCCGGCACCGCAGGAAGACCGCCCTGGACGGCGTGGACCTCGACCTCCCCCGCGGCGTGCACGGGCTGCTCGGGCCCAACGGGGCGGGCAAGACCTCGCTCATCCGGGTGCTGGCCACGGTCTCGGCCCCGGACTCGGGGCGCGTGGAGCTGCTCGGCCGGGACGTCGGCCCGGGGGCCGACCACCGTGAGCGGGCCGCCGTACGCCGTCTTCTCGGCTATCTGCCGCAGGAGTTCGGCCACTACCCGGGCTTCACGGTCCGCGAGTTCGTCGGCTACGTGGCCTGGCTCAAGGAGATGGACGGGAGGGGGGTCGCCGCCGCCGTGGAACGCGCGGTCGACCGGGTCGGGCTCGGCGACAGGATCGACGCCAAGGTGAAGACCCTCTCCGGCGGCATGGTGCGGCGTGTCGGTATCGCCCAGGCGATCGTCAACGAGCCCGGACTCCTGCTGCTGGACGAGCCGACCGCCGGTCTCGACCCGGAGCAGCGCGTCGAGTTCCGGGCCCTGCTGCGGGAGCTGGGCCGCACCTCCACCGTGATCGTCTCCACTCATCTGGTCGAGGACGTGGCCGCCGCCTGCGCGGACGTGACCCTGATCGAGGCGGGCCGGATCGCCTACCGGGGCACGACAGCCGACCTGATCGAGCTGGGCGACGCGGCGGACGGGCTCGGCGGCAACCCGATCGAGCGCGGCTACACCGCCGCCCTGCGCGCACACCGTACGGGGGCGGGGGTATGA
- a CDS encoding response regulator transcription factor — MEQTHTTHNGVAATPGAQRRVLVVEDDATIVDAISARLRAEGFLVQTALDGPAAVDAAEAWQPDLMVLDIMLPGFDGLEVCRRVQAQRPVPVLMLTARDDETDMLVGLGVGADDYMTKPFSMRELAARVHVLLRRVERAALAAVTPRSGILRLGELEIDHAQRRVRVRAEDVHLTPTEFDLLVCLANTPRAVLSREQLLAEVWDWADASGTRTVDSHIKALRRKIGAERIRTVHGVGYALETPAP, encoded by the coding sequence ATGGAACAGACACACACCACCCACAACGGCGTCGCGGCCACCCCGGGGGCTCAGCGCCGGGTGCTGGTGGTCGAGGACGACGCCACGATCGTCGACGCCATCTCCGCGCGGCTGCGGGCGGAGGGCTTCCTGGTGCAGACCGCGCTGGACGGCCCCGCGGCCGTGGACGCGGCCGAGGCCTGGCAGCCCGACCTGATGGTGCTCGACATCATGCTTCCGGGCTTCGACGGCCTGGAGGTCTGCCGCCGGGTGCAGGCGCAGCGCCCCGTGCCGGTGCTGATGCTCACCGCGCGCGACGACGAGACCGACATGCTGGTCGGGCTCGGGGTCGGCGCCGACGACTACATGACGAAGCCGTTCTCCATGCGGGAGCTGGCCGCCCGGGTGCACGTGCTGCTGCGCCGGGTGGAGCGGGCGGCGCTGGCCGCCGTGACCCCGCGCAGCGGGATACTGCGCCTGGGCGAACTGGAGATCGACCACGCGCAGCGCCGGGTCCGGGTGCGCGCCGAGGACGTCCATCTCACGCCGACCGAGTTCGACCTGCTGGTCTGCCTCGCCAACACCCCGCGCGCGGTGCTCTCCCGGGAGCAGCTGCTGGCCGAGGTGTGGGACTGGGCGGACGCCTCGGGCACCCGCACGGTCGACAGCCACATCAAGGCGCTGCGCCGGAAGATCGGCGCGGAGCGGATCCGTACGGTGCACGGCGTGGGTTACGCCCTGGAGACTCCGGCGCCATGA